One Danio aesculapii chromosome 13, fDanAes4.1, whole genome shotgun sequence DNA window includes the following coding sequences:
- the tuba4l gene encoding tubulin, alpha 4 like, which yields MRECISIHIGQAGIQMGNSCWELYCLEHGFQPDGTIVDSSRSLADSSFGTFFSETGAGKYVPRAVFIDLEPTVVDEIRNGHYRQLYHPEQLISGKEDAANNYARGHYTIGKEIVDSVLDRMRKMADQCTGLQGFLIFHSFGGGTGSGFTSLLMERLSVDYGKKSKLEFSVYPAPQVSTAVVEPYNSILTTHTTLEHSDCSFMVDNEAIFDICKRNLDIERPSYTNLNRLIAQIVSSITASLRFDGALNVDLTEFQTNLVPYPRIHFPLVTYSPIISAEKAYHEQLSVPEITNACFEPANQMVKCDPRRGKYMACCLLYRGDVVPKDVNAAIANIKTRRSIQFVDWCPTGFKVGINYQPPTVVPGGDLAKVQRAVCMLSNTTAIAEAWGRLDHKFDLMYAKRAFVHWYVGEGMEEGEFSEAREDMAALEKDYEEVAADSTEDCGEDEEEY from the exons ATG AGGGAGTGCATCTCTATACACATTGGTCAAGCAGGTATCCAGATGGGTAACTCCTGCTGGGAGCTGTATTGTTTGGAGCATGGTTTCCAGCCAGATGGAACCATCGTTGATAGTAGCCGCTCATTGGCTGACTCCAGTTTCGGCACTTTCTTCAGTGAAACTGGTGCAGGAAAATATGTTCCTCGAGCAGTCTTCATTGATCTGGAGCCAACTGTTGTCG ATGAGATCCGTAATGGCCATTATCGACAGCTGTATCACCCTGAGCAGCTCATCAGTGGAAAGGAGGATGCTGCCAATAATTACGCTCGTGGCCACTATACCATCGGAAAGGAGATCGTAGACTCTGTGCTTGATCGCATGCGCAAAATG GCCGACCAGTGTACTGGTCTGCAGGGGTTTCTGATCTTCCACAGTTTTGGTGGTGGAACAGGCTCTGGTTTCACATCTCTGCTGATGGAGCGACTGTCTGTCGATTATGGTAAAAAGTCAAAGTTGGAGTTCTCTGTGTATCCTGCCCCGCAGGTCAGCACCGCTGTGGTGGAGCCCTACAACTCCATTCTCACAACCCACACCACTCTTGAGCACTCTGACTGCTCTTTCATGGTAGATAATGAAGCCATCTTTGACATCTGCAAGCGAAATCTGGATATCGAGCGTCCTTCCTACACTAATCTGAACCGGCTTATTGCTCAGATTGTGTCCTCCATTACAGCATCGCTGCGCTTCGATGGGGCCCTAAATGTGGACCTCACAGAGTTCCAGACCAATCTGGTCCCTTACCCTCGCATTCACTTTCCTCTGGTCACCTACTCTCCAATCATATCAGCTGAGAAGGCGTACCACGAGCAACTCTCAGTACCAGAGATCACCAATGCCTGCTTTGAGCCAGCGAATCAGATGGTGAAATGTGACCCTCGCCGCGGGAAATACATGGCCTGTTGTTTGCTTTATCGTGGTGACGTAGTTCCTAAAGATGTCAATGCCGCCATAGCCAACATTAAGACACGCCGCTCCATCCAGTTCGTAGACTGGTGTCCCACTGGGTTTAAGGTTGGGATCAACTACCAGCCACCCACTGTTGTGCCCGGAGGAGATCTGGCCAAGGTGCAGAGGGCTGTCTGCATGTTGAGCAACACCACTGCCATTGCAGAAGCATGGGGCCGCTTGGACCACAAATTTGACCTGATGTACGCAAAGAGAGCTTTCGTGCACTGGTATGTGGGTGAAGGGATGGAGGAAGGAGAGTTCTCAGAGGCAAGAGAAGACATGGCTGCCTTGGAGAAGGACTATGAGGAGGTTGCAGCGGACTCCACTGAGGACTGTGGGGAGGATGAAGAGGAGTATTAA